The following is a genomic window from Desulfobacterales bacterium.
GTAAACGCCCGATAAACCATGATCCGGTATTGGATAATCCCTTATAATCCAGGTCAACCGGATTTTGGGTGGAGAGGACCACACCCAGGCCAAAGGCCCGGGCCTGTTTCATCAGCGTTAACAAAGGGGCTTTTGAAGGCGGATTTTTGACCGGCGGAAAGTACCCAAAAATCTCATCCATATACAAAATCGCGCGCAGGCTGGATGTGCCGGCCTGGGTGCGCATCCAGGCAAGTATTTCATTGAGCAGCATGGAGACAAAGAACATGCGCTCGGCATCCGAAAGGTGGCTGATGGTGAAAATGGACGCTTTTGGCTTGCCGTTGTCGGTGTAAAGCATGCGGTTGATGTTCAGCGGTTCGCCTTCAAGCCAGGCTTCAAAACCGGGAGCAGCCAGCAGGTTGTTTAGGCGCATGGCAAGCTGAAATCGATCTTTGGCCGGATAAAAAGAATCCAGGTCCATGACACCAATGCGCTCGAACCCGGGAGATTGAATGGCGCGAATCAGACCGGCCAGGTCAAGCGCGCGGGCCGCCGCCCAGGCGGATTCAAGAATATTGGATATTAAAATATGTTCACGACTGGTGATCGGGTCTGCTTCGATGCCCAGCAGCGCCAGCAGGCTGGTCGCGGTGGTCTGGATCCGCTCGCGCAGCAAATCCAGATCCTGCGCGATAGCGGGCGGTGGCGGGGCAAAGCCGCGCAGCACGCAGACCGGCAGACCGGCGCTGCTTCCCGGTGTATAAACAGCCACGTCGGCTGCCGACTGCAAACGGGCGATCCGTTCAGGTGCCTGCCCCCAGCCGCCTATTCCCTTGCGCCACAGCTCGGCCTGCTTGGCGGCAAACTGGTCCGGTGTTAACCCGGCATTTAACGCATCCTGCTCGTTAATCCACGGCCGGAAATCCTCTGAACGCAGCTGTGGAAAATTGAGCACCAGGTTGGTCAAATCGCCTTTGGGGTCGATGGCAATCACAGGGATATGATCGATCAACGCCTCTTCCAAAATGGCGATGCCCAGACCGGTCTTGCCGCTGCCGGTCATACCGATGATGACCCCATGGGTGGTCAGATCTTTTGAATCATACAACAGCAGACCTTCCTGACGTTTGCGTGACGGCATATCATATTCTTTGCCCAGATAAAAAGCGCCGAGTTTTTCATATTCGCTCATGGCAATCCTCCCCCAAACGGTTGCCGGTTAAGCCAGTTGAGCCCGTTAGGCCGGTTATTTTGAAAACATGACTTTTAAGACCGACCGGCTAAACGGGCTAACGGGCTCAACAGGTAAACCTATGAATTCACTTTTCTCTGCTGATATTGGTAGCGTATTAGATCACTTGTTATTGGTGTACCTTATTGTATTCAAAAAAATTATCCCAAATGGCGTCCAACTGTTGTTTAGCGCTGTCGAGGGGCACACAGCGCAGGTAATCGTTGTCAGCTGTAATTAATTTTAAGCGCTGCAATTTCTGGATGGCATCTCCGATTTCAAAATCAATATGGCATTCCCAGCGCTCCGCCAGCCATTTTTCGATGCGTTGATCGAGCGCAGTTTTGCTCAAGGGGTCTTTGGCGGTCAGCAAAAAAAAGTAGGCCAGTACCGCTTCTTTGAATTCTTCTTCTTCGGCGGTATCAATCAGGTGGTAGAATACACCGGCGTTGTTGTCAAGATTCTTAAAATACAGATTGTCAGCCAGGGCTTTCATAAATTTTATTTTGCGATTTTTATATTTGTTGATCTGTCTGAACAAAAAGCCTGCCAGGGTGCCCAATCCAGCACCCAGAGCAATCAGGTGCTGCTGTTTGATTTGGACCTCTTCATCCTTAAATCCCAGCCAAAATGAGATGACCGATCCTACCAATAACAAAGAGGCGCCCAGTTTGGTTACCAAAACAATGATTCCGCTGATAGCCGCCGGGACGCCAATGATAATCTTGTCGATGGTTTTCATGCGGACGTTGCTGTTTGGAAAGAGCATTTCCAGATCGGCTTTGGGGACATTATGAAAAAGCTTGATGACCGTTGAGCCAGGTTCAAAATAAAGGTGCTTGCGCTTTTGTTTTTCAAAATAATCGGCTTCTTTGAATTTAATATAGATGGCCACACGATCGTAATTGGTAAATTTAAATTTATTCTTCCACAGGCCGAAATACTTTACCAGTGTCTCTTCTTTGATGCTTTCGCCCCGTCGAAAAAATATCACATCTTCGAAATCTTCAAAATCAACTTCCAAACGAATCTGAAATATCGATTCTTCTCCCAGCGCTTGCTGAAGATCTTGCCCGGTAATTTTCTCGTAATTGGCCGCCGTTAAAACAGACGTCATCTCTTCAACCAGCTGCTTTTGAAGATCTTTTTTTTCATTGGGTGAATATTTTAATACACTGCGTGTATCCGCATCGGGATTAAAGGGCGCATAGCTGGTTTTCAATTTCTCAAGATGGCTGTAAAATTCAAAATGAAAAAGCGCTTCAAGTATTTGACAAAGCTCTCTAAAGGCTTTGATATCTGCCTCGTCCAGCTGCGATGTGTCGATACACATATCGACGATATCAGCTTTGCGAAAAGGGATGAAACGGTTGCGGTTTATCGTATCGGGCATGAAGATCTCCCTGTAATCATCTTCGAATCACTTCCGCTGCGTGCTCTATACTTCCTATCTGATGCCTTGGTGAAATGTCAAACGACTTGTCTGCGATAAATATGTCACCGGTCTGAGGATTGTAAAGTCCCATCGCCGTTTCAAATTTAAATATTTCTTGCAACCCAAAGAAAAGATGATTAGTGACAAAAGTACTGCTCTGTTATGCGAATCGGTCTAAAATGTGACCTGGGGGATATAGCACCGTACTGCATTGGATCTGCGCCATTCCACCCATGCTTCTGTCGCCTTATATTCGAATCTCTGGTTTGATTTCAATCACCTTTTTCATTTCAGCGGATGAATAAACATCGCACATTCAGATGTTTAACCTTCTTATCGAGCCGCACCCAACCTTGTTTCGACATATTTAGGGTCAAATGGCACGGCTTTTGATTTGCTTTAGAAGCAAATCGAACAATGGCATGTTTATCCATTTCCGGATGACCGCCGACAAGGACTCTTAGGCAACCATCCATTTTATATTGAAAGGCGGAGGTTAATGGCAACATACAAAATCAAGGATATTGAGGGAATTGGCCCCGCTTTCGCTGAAAAATTATCTCAGGCATCTATAAAAACAGCTGGTTCACTGCTTGATCAGGGATGTACCCCCCGGGGACGCAAACATCTGGCGGAAAAAACCGGGATCAATGAATCGACAATCCTTAAATGGGTCAATATGGCCGATTTATTCCGGGTCAAAGGCATCGGCAGCGAGTATTCCGAGCTGCTGGAAAAATCAGGGGTTGATACCGTTAAAGAGTTGCGCAATGCTGAAAATCTGCATACCAAAATGGCGGCGGTCAACAAAGCCGGAAGAGCTCTAGTGCGGCAGCTGCCCAGCAGGTCTCAGGTCGAAAAATGGATTCAGGAAGCCCAAAAAATGGACCCAAAGATCGCATACTAAGCCGGTCATACCGGATCCAGCGCAGGTCATTGCACAACCAATGATATCGGCTATACGGTTATTCACTTTATGAACCACTGACATCTGATAGTAAAAGGAGGTATTATCATGGGATTATTTTCATTTATTAAAAACATCGGCATGGATCTATTTAAAGGCGGCGACGAAGCCGAAGAGGTCCGGGAGATGCTCACCAAAGAGTTTCCAACTCAGATAACGGATCTTAATGTTGCCTTTGATGACGGCACGGTCAATCTGGCGGGAAGTTGTGATACCTGTGCCACACGCGAAAAGGCGGTTTTGCTTGCCGGTAATGTGAAAGGTGTTGAAAAGGTCAATGATGCGGATTTCACCGCACCACCGGCCGAGGAAGAAACCGAATTTTATGTCATCCAAAAAGGCGACAGCCTATCTAAAATAGCCAAACAATACTACGGCGATGCCATGAAATACCCGGTTATTTTCGAGGCCAATCGCGAAGTCATCAAAGATCCCGATCTTATCTATCCGGGTCAAACTGTGCGAATTCCAAAACTGACTTGATGTTATTTCATGGTTGATAAACTTGCATGGTGTGGCTTTTTGATAATGTCACAGGCAGAACTTGTTTGAATGCAGGTTTTAAAAAATGACCATTATAAAAGAAGGGGCAGGAGGAATGTGAAAGTTAAATTTGCATTCCTCCCCTCTTAAAAGAAGGGAACCCATAAAATGAACAAAATAATGGATGAATTTATGCGATCATTGGGCCCGGAGGTGTCCGATCAACTTTCGACCAATCTGGGTATTGAGAGCAATGCGGTTCAACAGATGCTGCCGCAGATCGCGCCGATGATCCTCGGTGGCTTAAAGCGCCAAAAAGATAACTATGGTGGGCAGGAGCGCGTTGATCATATATTAAACAAATATGGTAGCGCCGATGTGCTGGATAATATTGGTGATTTTTTTTCAGCCCAGGTACAGAACCCAAATGCCGACCCGCGCTTGGGCGGGTTATTGGGCGATTCGGGGATGCAGGCCACCCAGGCCCTTTCGAAACAATTCAACATAGATGGCAGCACCGCCATGAAAATCATCCCCATGCTGGCGCCCATCATATTGGGATTTTTGACCAAAACGCGCGATCAGGGCGGTGCCGGCTCTTCGGGTCTATCCGCTATTCTGGATCGCGATGGCGATGGCAGTATTCTTGATGATGTGGCTGAAATGTTTCTGCAGGGATCATCCGGGCGCTCCAGAACCGGCGGCGGCGGTCTTTTAGGCGGTTTGCTGGGTAGCTTATTGGGTCGCAGAAGATAGATAGCAGCTAACTTTTGTTCCAGACGGACCCATCAGGATGCATCGGTTTTGTGTCTTTTGTCGCTTGCGGATGGTAAGTGCCCGATATTCTGAACCCTCTGGCAGTCTGCAGTTGATGCTGTAGTGTCTGCCCTTCCGGACTGTGGTGCATGGCAGGCCGTAACCGGACCCGTGCATACCATTTCTGTTCCCACAATCACACTTTATTCCTTGCATTGATGCCCTTCTTCACTGATACAATTCAATACAATTTTTTCATATCTTTTTGAGCTAAACTCATTTACCTTAAAATGCCGGGTGTGTTATATCCATATTAATCAAACAGATTTAAGTTGGCCAGTTGAGTCCGCCACATACGGATTGAGCCTGTTAAGACAGAAATGACATTTTATTTATTATTTTAACAGAAAACGGGCTAACAGACAGCAGGCCTAACCCTAATGAGGTCAATCCCGATGAAACCCGCAGAGCACTTAAAATCTTATTTTCGTTTCTGGAAGCCATCAGTTGCCAGAAGAATCACCTTCTATTTTTTTATTTTCGGTCTGGTTGTTTTCTTTATTACCTCCGTGCTCTACATGGGCGGCACTCGCAGGCATTTTATTCGCTCCACCAGCCAACTAATCAACCATCAGTTTGAATTAATGGACTCGGCCCGAGTACCAGATTTTATATGGACGGGACTCGGCAAACCAAATCCCGAGCTGGACCAACTGTTTCAAATTCTGGCCAACCTTTCGTCCAGTTTTTACGCGGTTTCCGATATTGCGATTTATGCAAAAGAGGCAGACGATACCTTATGGTATCGCGTATTCCTGGACAACAATAAGGTGTTACACCTCAATCCGTCGCAGAGCTCGTTTGCAGAAAGGCTGGACCGCAACCTCGAGCGGCATTTTGTTAAGTCCGGCTTGATGGTGCGCACAGATGATGAACATGCGTTGTTTGTCAATGTCACCGGAGAAACTGACCGGAACACTTACTTTCTTAAAATCGGTATCAATAGTGAAAGTATCACCGGCATTATGAAAAGAGAGGCCAAGTGGATTGTTCTCATTTTTATTATGGCATTGGTGCTCTCCCGTTTTCTTGGGTATTACTTTGCCCGCAAGATCGCTCGACCGATAGAAAACCTTTCGGAAATATCCACCAATGTGGCCAAAGGGGACCTCACCCAACTGGCGCCGGTCAAGTCCGGTGATGAAATCGGCGAGCTGTCGACCAATTTCAATAAAATGGTCGAGGGATTGCGGGAATGGGAAAATGTCAAAAAAATCGAGTTTGAGCTGGAAAAAGGCCGTGAAATTCAACGAGAATTTTTGCCCAGTCAAATTCCGGAGCTGCCCAATTGGGAAATCGCCACCTGTTTTTATCCGGCCGGCCAGGTGAGCGGTGATTTTTATGATGTTTTCATGCTGCCGGACGGAAATGTTGGATTGGTGATTGCCGATGTGTGCGACAAGGGTGTTGGCTCGGCCTTGTATATGGCACTGTTTCGCAGCCTTATCAGGGTCTTTGCCGCCCAGACCATCCAATGCACCGGAGCTGAATCGACACAGATACAATCACCCTCGGGAAACATCGAAACGGTTTCGCCAGCGGTAAATGGCCCCCTGGCCCGCCTGGGTGCGGTTGCATCCACCAATAACTATATTGCCCAAATCCATGGCCGGGAATGCATGTTTGCCACCTTGTTTTTCGGTGTGTTGAATCCTGCGACAGGCATCCTCTCATATATCAACGGCGGTCATGAACCGCTGTTTATCATCAATGACCGCAATATTAAAAACCGGTTGAAACCTACCGGGCCGGCGGTGGGGCTGATGCCCGACATCACCTTTAAAGTCCAGGAAATTCAGCTTGAACCGGGTGATCTTCTGGTCGGCTACACCGATGGCGTGACCGATGCATGCTCGCCGGAAGGTGAACCCTATACCCGGGACCGTTTGCAATCCCTGCTAACGCAACCTTTTAAATCCGCCACTGAAACCATCGAGGGTGTCAAATCCAATTTATTTGCTTTTATTGATATCGCCGCCCGTGGTGATGATGTCACCATGCTGGCCGTTCAGCGGGCACTAATATAAATTAAACAAGTAATATTAAATAGTTATAAAAACAAGGCATTTCCGCTTGACATATAAAAAATAGAATGTGACTTATATTTGAGGCATCGGGCAATGTGTAGACGTTATTTAGGTAGATCGGCAATCTAACCATTACGGAGGAGGATCATTTAAACATGGCAAAAAAAGCGCAAAAAAAACCTTCCAAAAAATCAAAGACAAAAGATGTTGCTAAGAAGAAAAAGGTGACGGCCAACCCGAAGAAATCAAAAGCGCCGAAAAAAAAGGCAGCTGCAACTAAGAAAAAGGCAAAAGCAACGGCTAAAAAAGCCGCACCGAAGAAAAAAGCCAAGGCTTCAGCCAAAAAAGCAGCGCCAAAGAAAAAGGCCACAGCGCCGGCTAAAACGACAGCCGCACCAATGAAAATATCAACACCCAAATCCGCAAGCGCAGGAAAATCTTTTTCAATTACGCAATTTGCTGAAATGACCTATCTGACCGAAAACGGTGTCAGACAATGGCTGCAGCAGGGACTGCTCAGAGGCCGGCAGGACGCCAAAGGCAAATGGCAGATAGAAGCCTCGAATCTGGAGATTCCCAATGTAAAGCGTCTTGTACGCTAGATATTGGGTATTTGGTATTGGATGTTGGAATCGAACATGTGACAGCGATAAACAAAAACACACCGCAAAAATATAGGGGAGAAGAGTCATAATAGAATATATGACCCCTCTCCCCTTTTTGATCTTATTGATTTAGCACCCCTTGGCTCATTTGTTTGGGCGCGTTTCATGAAAACGCCTCATCAAGGGTATGATCCAACCCGAATCCCGGGGTCGATTTTCATCGCTGCGAAAAAAATCCTTTTTGTCCGGAATTCCAGCACCCGCCGCGCGATCGATAATCTGGATGCCTTCAACGATGCCCATTTCAAAATGGGGCTGTATCCCCCAGACCGGTTGATCTTTTAATTTAAACGCCAGAATATCACAGTCGGCTGAACGCGCAATGATCGTGGCATTTTCGACCGGAACGGTGCAGACCTCATCAAAATGGAAAACAAATCCGCGCAGGGTGCGGCCGGATTCACCCAACAACGCATCCGGTGCTAAAATGTGAATTTCCGGCCAGCCAATTTCAGGTTTTTCCCGCTGCCGGACAGCATCCAGACCAAATAAAGATCGGGCAATCATCTGGTGGCCAAAGCAGCTGCCCAAGATGACTTTGCCCTGGACGACGGCGTCTCTGATCAGTGCGGCTTCCGTTTGCATCCAGGTGGTATCATCCAGAACACTGGCTGTGGAGCCCGTAATCAAAATGTGGGAATAGGAATCCAATCCGTCGGGCCATTGGCCGGCTGAAACCCTAAAAAAATCAAAGGGGTACAGCAGCAACGGTTCCCAGTAGATGAGTGGCTGGTAAACATCTTCATCAATGGAGTTGTCTAAAAACAAAATGCGGCCCACAAGTCCGATCTCCGATTCAAAATGTAAGAAGGATTCGTTTAAAGATCATAGGCGATTTGCAATATCTTGACAAGCACCTTATAATTTCCCTAAATTCGAATTGATCCACACCACAAAAACCGGCTTCGAGGAGGCCCGTCATGACACTTGTCGTCGACAATGAAACAATACAAATTGAATGTTACGCTCTGGGTGTCTTTGGAACCAATTCATTTATCGTACGCTGCCTAAAATCAGGGGACAGCGTTGTTGTTGATGCACCGGGTGATGCGCCCAAAGTGTTGGATCGATTAAAGTCCTCAAATCCGCAATATATTCTGATGACCCACAACCACATGGATCACACCGATGCCCTGGCGGAATTAAAATCGGCTTTGAACGTTCCGATTGCGGCGCATGCCGCCGATGCTGCCAAACTGCCGGTTCCCGCGGACATGCTGCTGGCCGATGGAGAAATCATTACCATTGGACATCTGCGCTTTGCAGTCCTGCATACGCCAGGACATACACCGGGCAGCCTGTGTTTTTACACCGAGGGGTATCTGATATCCGGAGATACACTGTTTCCGGGCGGACCGGGTAAAACAGGGTTTCCGGCTGATTTCAAACAAATTGTCGCATCTTTGCAGCAGAAGATTTTTGTCCTGCCCGACGATACACAGGTATTTCCGGGCCATGGCGACCACACTTTATTAGGAAAAGAAAAGCTGGCGTTTGAGGCTTTTTCCGCCAGACCCCATGATCCTGATCTTTGCGGCGACGTTCTTTGGACTATGTAATAATCAGGTTTCAGGTTTCAGTGTTCAGGTGTCAGCCCGTCTAATCAACCCTGACACCTGATCCGCCTGCGGCGGAACACCTGAAACCATTATTTCACCAGCTGATCTCTTCACGGTGAAAAGCTTCGGCCAGATCAAAATCTTCACCTTCGGCCAAATCACTGCAGCGCTGTCGCAACCAGTCTTCGAGATCTGACGCCTTAGACTGCACCTGACTTTTATGACACCTTAACGCCTGCAGCTTAAGGTCAAAGGTATCGGTGATGTTGGATACATAGTTAATATCTTCCGAAGCCCAAAACAGCATTTCCTTGACTTTGTGGGGCAGCAGACCTTCTTCGAGCAAATCCGGATATGCCAGATGGTCCCTAGCATATGGGAAAACCGCATCAATGGTGACCTGGCCGGCGATGCGATGGTCCCGGTGCCAGATATAGCGGCGGTATGGGTCGGCGGTGACGACCGTATGAGGCCGGTACAAACGAATCATGCGTACAATTTGTTTTCGAAACTCCGGTGTATCTTCAAGACCCTGATCCGGGTTTCCGAGAAAAACGACCTCCCTCACACCCAGTATTTCAGCCGCCGCCTGCTGCTCCTTTTGCCGGATTTCGGCCAGCGCGTCTGGTTTTAAATCGGGGTCACTGGTTCCTTTGTTTCCGTTGGTACACACCACATAAACCACCTGCTTGGCCCGCTGGGTCCAGCGGGCCACCGTCCCGGCGACCCCGAATTCAGCATCGTCCGGGTGGGGGGTTACGACAACAACATCAGCTGGCTCTGTCACATTAAACCTCCGTATTTAAGATCACTGGATAATGATATCGACTTGGACATTGGTCAAATTGCCTTATGGATTTTAAAGGTTATGTTATCATTTAGCCCTAAAAGTTTAATTTAAAGCGGTTTTAAGGGTTTAGCAAGTTCATCCCTGCATCGATGCCGGGTTGGCAGATTGATAACAAAACAAGTTCTCAATAGGGTTTCACATAATGCCCAACAATAGGTTAATAGTACGTCATTTTTCAGATGTTGATTTTAACCGATATGTACACCTGCATGTCGAGTCCGAGCGACTGGCGCCTGAGGGACGCTTTGTATCTGCCCGAACGCTGTCAGATGAGCTGGAGCATCCCAAATTTGAACCGCAAAGGGATTTGTGGGTTGCCGACTTAAAGGGGGTTCTCGTTGGTTGTCTGAGCATTTTTCGTGAGCCTGAAATCGGACGCGCTTTGCTCGCGGGATGCGTTCATCCGCATCACCGGCGCAAAAAAATTGCATCAACATTGCTGATCAAGGCCTTTGAGCAAATCAAAGCAGCCGGTATCAAATCCGCTCAGATCTGCATCGGAGAATCCAATACAGGCGCAAAACACATGCTCGCACAACTTGGATTTACCTTTATCCGTTATTTTGTTGAAATGAGACTGGCCATCAACCGTCTTCAGCTGCCGGCCATCCGACAGGACGACATTACCAGCCGTCAATTGGCGCCAGGAGAAGCATCCCTTCTCGCTCAAATTCAAAACCGTTGTTTTGCCGGTAGTTGGGGGTTTAATCCGAATACCGAAGAAGAGATAGCCTATCGCTTGAATATGCAGGGTCGTTCCCCGCAGGATGTGATCCTCACATATTGTGGTAAGCATCCGATTGGTTACTGCTGGACGCTTATCAACAGCGAAGAAAATAAACGCAGTAAAAAAAACAAAGGCCTGATTCATATGTTGGGAGTGGATCCGGACTTTCGCCGGCAGGATATGGGTAAAGCGATATTGGTCAACGGGTTAGCAGACCTCAAAGCCAAAGGTGTTGACGTTGTTGAACTGACAGTAGACAGCGAAAACTCGGCCGCACACTCTCTTTATGAATCGGTGGGCTTTGAGATGGTTGCTAAATTGGAGTGGTATGAAAAGAGGATCAATTGAACTTAATGGATCACTGTCGACATATCGCTGGATTTGGTTTTTTCCAGAACGTCTCTGATGGTCGTCGCCAGGTCCTGAATGACAAGCGGCTTCATTAAAAATGCGCTAATGCCAACTTGCTCAGCGCGGTTGGCCAGGCTTTCATCGCTGTAGCCGCTGCAGATGATGACCGGTATGTCAGCGCGGATCTTGATAACCTCATCTGCCAATTGATCACCGGTCATATCCGGCATGGTCATATCGGTTATCACCAAATCAAAATCATCAGAAGCACTTTGAAACAATTTTAGTGCCTCAATACTGCTGGTGCAAGTTTCAACCCTGTAACCCAAACGCTCAAGTGATTTTTTTCCGATTTCGGCCAATGCGCGTTCATCGTCAACAAATAAGATTCGTTCATCTCCAACCGGAATCATCTGAGGGGCATCCGATTCGGGTTTTACTTCTTTAGCTTCGGTGGGAATATAAACGGTAAACACCGTTCCTTTGCCCTGCTCGCTGTCAACGGTAACAGCACCACCGTAGCTTTTTAAAATACCATGCACAACCGCCAGACCCAATCCGGTTCCCTTGTCTTTTTCTTTGGTCGTGAAATAGGGCTCAAAAATTCTTTCCGCAACTTCGGGTGCCATGCCGCTACCTGTGTCGGCGACCACCAGCGTCAAATACTTACCAGCATTTAATTCAAGATGCTCGGCTTTCTGGGCGCTCAGATGGATATTTTCAACCTTAACATCCAGCACGCCACCCGTTTCGCTCATGGCATGGTAGGCATTGGTGCACAGGTTCATGATAATCTGATGGATTTCAGTGGCATCGGCCTCGATAACCCCGGCTGCGGGGTCAATATATTGCCGAATTTGAATCGTCGCTGGCAACGATGCGTTGAGCATTTTAATGGCTTCTTTGATTATCGGATCTATTTTGAGTGGCTTTCGATCCTGATCTGACTGGCGACTGAAGGCCAAAATCTGCTTGACGACTTCTTTGGCGCGCTGGCTGGCTTTGTATATTTCGTTTAAATTATACTTGGCGTCGGTTTCTTTGACGATGTCTAGCATGGACAATTCCGTATAGCCCATAATAGCTGAAAGAATATTATTAAAGTCGTGGGCTATGCCGCCGGCCAGGGTCCCGATGGCTTCCATCTTTTGGGCCTGGCGCAGGTAGGCCTCCGATTTTAAGCGCTCATTTTCCAACTCTTTAAGCTTTGTGATATCCGTGGCAACCTGCAGGCGCACATAGCGCCCGTCAATCCATTTGATGGCCCGATCATAATTAATATACCATTTGCCGGTAAGGGGATTCTTGCCTTCCCAAACAATTGCACCTGTCGGATTGCCCTGCTTATCCAGCAGTCTCGCATTTGTGCAGTGCTCACAGGGCTGGTTATCAGCACGGAACACCTGGTAGCAGAGTTGTCCAACCAGATTGTCTCCGAAATTGTCCTGCATGTGCTTGTTCATGAAAATAATTTCATGGGTGTGCATGTCGGCGGCATAAATGGTTGCATCAATGCTGTCTAAAACCGTACGAAAGGTTTTGCGGGAATTATCTAATATTTTTTCAGTCTGGATGCGCTCTTGAAGCTCCTGCTGTATCTTGGCATGCAGGTGGGCATTGTCTAAGGCAACGGATGTGAGCTCGGCAAAGCGTGTTAGGACCGTAATTTCATTATCACCGAACTGCTTTTGTGGGTCAAAAGAGCAAAGACCGATGACACCGATGGTTTCATCGCCTGATTTCAGGGGTACGCCCAAATCGGCTGTCATATTATCGAATTTGGCGTCGCGGTGCCTGCCGGTCCAGTGGTGGTAATCGTCGACTTTTAATGGTTGGCCGGATTGCCACACTTTTCCGGATAACCCTTCACCGGGTCGCAGGCGAAATCCCAGCCATTGTTCGAATCGACCAGTGCCCACCTTGATGACGAGCTCATCCGTTTCAGGATCGTGTAAAAAGATGTAACCCTCGACTGTTCCTACCAGTTTACCGGCACGATCAACAATCGCTTTGAGCAATTCTTCGATGTTCAGGCGCTTGATCAATCCAAGGGTGGTCTCATGCAGCGCCATCAAATATGCATTGTGCTGCTTGAGGGAATCTTCCGCTTTTCTTTTTTCGGTCACATCGCGCACGATGGCCTGAATAACCTGGTTTTCACCCATTTGAAATAAACCCGATGATACTTCAGCCAGAAAAAGGTCACCATTTTTTCTGACAAACTCAATTTCAAAATCGATTTGTTGGCTAACCGTGAATTGATGATAGGCCTCCATGGATTTCAGAAGCGCTTCGGCGGGGTGTAAATCGGACATTTTTTGCTGCAATAACTCGGCTTTCGTGTAACCGAATTGCTCCACGGCCTTTTGGTTGGCATCTAAAATCCGACCCTCCATGTCGTGGATAAAGATGGCATCACTGGAATATTGAAAAAGGCGACGGTATTTATTTTCCCCGATACGTATGACGCTTTCAGCTTGCTTGCGGGATTCAACCGCTTGTTGCAGCTTTTCATGCTGGGCAACCAGGGCTTTGGTTTTCGAGACAATTTTTGTGTGGGAAAATAAGGCCGTAAACAAAAAGAGAAAAAACAGAAAAATAGCAACCACAACGGCCCGTTTGAATAACTTGGCAGAGCTGCTTTGATTGTTGTCGCTAAACCATTGATCCAAGGATTGATAATAAATTGAGCTGTTGTTGCTTTTTAGTTTTCGCAGGTGATGGTCTAAAGCATCCAGCAGGTTTTTATTTTTTCCGATCGGTGCCGCGTAAAATAATTT
Proteins encoded in this region:
- a CDS encoding TMEM143 family protein, whose protein sequence is MPDTINRNRFIPFRKADIVDMCIDTSQLDEADIKAFRELCQILEALFHFEFYSHLEKLKTSYAPFNPDADTRSVLKYSPNEKKDLQKQLVEEMTSVLTAANYEKITGQDLQQALGEESIFQIRLEVDFEDFEDVIFFRRGESIKEETLVKYFGLWKNKFKFTNYDRVAIYIKFKEADYFEKQKRKHLYFEPGSTVIKLFHNVPKADLEMLFPNSNVRMKTIDKIIIGVPAAISGIIVLVTKLGASLLLVGSVISFWLGFKDEEVQIKQQHLIALGAGLGTLAGFLFRQINKYKNRKIKFMKALADNLYFKNLDNNAGVFYHLIDTAEEEEFKEAVLAYFFLLTAKDPLSKTALDQRIEKWLAERWECHIDFEIGDAIQKLQRLKLITADNDYLRCVPLDSAKQQLDAIWDNFFEYNKVHQ
- a CDS encoding DUF4332 domain-containing protein — its product is MATYKIKDIEGIGPAFAEKLSQASIKTAGSLLDQGCTPRGRKHLAEKTGINESTILKWVNMADLFRVKGIGSEYSELLEKSGVDTVKELRNAENLHTKMAAVNKAGRALVRQLPSRSQVEKWIQEAQKMDPKIAY
- the lysM gene encoding peptidoglycan-binding protein LysM; this translates as MGLFSFIKNIGMDLFKGGDEAEEVREMLTKEFPTQITDLNVAFDDGTVNLAGSCDTCATREKAVLLAGNVKGVEKVNDADFTAPPAEEETEFYVIQKGDSLSKIAKQYYGDAMKYPVIFEANREVIKDPDLIYPGQTVRIPKLT
- a CDS encoding DUF937 domain-containing protein, with the translated sequence MNKIMDEFMRSLGPEVSDQLSTNLGIESNAVQQMLPQIAPMILGGLKRQKDNYGGQERVDHILNKYGSADVLDNIGDFFSAQVQNPNADPRLGGLLGDSGMQATQALSKQFNIDGSTAMKIIPMLAPIILGFLTKTRDQGGAGSSGLSAILDRDGDGSILDDVAEMFLQGSSGRSRTGGGGLLGGLLGSLLGRRR
- a CDS encoding SpoIIE family protein phosphatase, yielding MKPAEHLKSYFRFWKPSVARRITFYFFIFGLVVFFITSVLYMGGTRRHFIRSTSQLINHQFELMDSARVPDFIWTGLGKPNPELDQLFQILANLSSSFYAVSDIAIYAKEADDTLWYRVFLDNNKVLHLNPSQSSFAERLDRNLERHFVKSGLMVRTDDEHALFVNVTGETDRNTYFLKIGINSESITGIMKREAKWIVLIFIMALVLSRFLGYYFARKIARPIENLSEISTNVAKGDLTQLAPVKSGDEIGELSTNFNKMVEGLREWENVKKIEFELEKGREIQREFLPSQIPELPNWEIATCFYPAGQVSGDFYDVFMLPDGNVGLVIADVCDKGVGSALYMALFRSLIRVFAAQTIQCTGAESTQIQSPSGNIETVSPAVNGPLARLGAVASTNNYIAQIHGRECMFATLFFGVLNPATGILSYINGGHEPLFIINDRNIKNRLKPTGPAVGLMPDITFKVQEIQLEPGDLLVGYTDGVTDACSPEGEPYTRDRLQSLLTQPFKSATETIEGVKSNLFAFIDIAARGDDVTMLAVQRALI
- a CDS encoding type 1 glutamine amidotransferase, coding for MGRILFLDNSIDEDVYQPLIYWEPLLLYPFDFFRVSAGQWPDGLDSYSHILITGSTASVLDDTTWMQTEAALIRDAVVQGKVILGSCFGHQMIARSLFGLDAVRQREKPEIGWPEIHILAPDALLGESGRTLRGFVFHFDEVCTVPVENATIIARSADCDILAFKLKDQPVWGIQPHFEMGIVEGIQIIDRAAGAGIPDKKDFFRSDENRPRDSGWIIPLMRRFHETRPNK
- a CDS encoding MBL fold metallo-hydrolase → MTLVVDNETIQIECYALGVFGTNSFIVRCLKSGDSVVVDAPGDAPKVLDRLKSSNPQYILMTHNHMDHTDALAELKSALNVPIAAHAADAAKLPVPADMLLADGEIITIGHLRFAVLHTPGHTPGSLCFYTEGYLISGDTLFPGGPGKTGFPADFKQIVASLQQKIFVLPDDTQVFPGHGDHTLLGKEKLAFEAFSARPHDPDLCGDVLWTM